One Nonomuraea angiospora DNA segment encodes these proteins:
- a CDS encoding ABC transporter ATP-binding protein: MIGELGAVLGPEHGARLRRSLLAMTVYGVLQGASFAMLVPVLRALLSGEAAGAWLAAFAAVVAATAVASYLQSQYGYAVGLAALRTLYHRMGDHVAGLPVGWFSADRVGRLGQLAGKGVMDVMSVPAHLLQVVVTSVTAPATVLVCMFVFDWRLGLAALVTAPFLWLAFRWTQTLVQRSDTAMDDAGAEGADRVVEFARQQASLRAFGRTADGYDLLDGALVRQRSALRRLLRTTLPGLGAVALTVQLAFTAILLVGCSLALGGAVDVPELVGVLVLAVRFTEPLLAAADVGGELRMARGALRRIRDVLTTPPLPSGGTARAGEPSIELDGVSFAYDERPLLRGVSFTVAPRTVTALVGPSGSGKTTLTRLIARFWDASAGSVRVCGNDVRDYPPEDLMAQLSIVFQDVYLFEGTLEDNIRLGRPDATDEEVREAGRLARVEEIAERLPGGWQARIGEAGATLSGGERQRVSIARAILKDAPIVLLDEATAALDPENESALMDALATLARDRTLLVIAHRLSTIAAADQIVMLEGGVIAERGTHQELLEAGGRYAAFWEERARARGWRLVRA; this comes from the coding sequence ATGATCGGAGAACTGGGCGCCGTACTCGGCCCCGAGCACGGGGCGCGCCTGCGCCGCAGCCTGCTCGCGATGACCGTGTACGGCGTGCTGCAGGGCGCGTCGTTCGCGATGCTCGTGCCGGTGCTGCGCGCGCTGCTGTCCGGCGAGGCCGCCGGAGCGTGGCTCGCGGCCTTCGCCGCCGTGGTCGCGGCCACCGCCGTCGCCTCCTACCTGCAGTCGCAGTACGGATACGCGGTCGGCCTGGCCGCCCTGCGCACGCTCTACCACCGGATGGGCGACCACGTGGCCGGGCTGCCGGTCGGCTGGTTCAGCGCCGACCGGGTGGGCCGGCTCGGACAGCTCGCGGGCAAGGGCGTCATGGACGTGATGAGCGTGCCCGCCCACCTGCTCCAGGTCGTGGTGACCTCGGTGACCGCGCCGGCGACCGTGCTGGTGTGCATGTTCGTCTTCGACTGGCGGCTGGGGCTGGCGGCCCTGGTCACGGCGCCGTTCCTGTGGCTGGCGTTCCGCTGGACGCAGACCCTGGTGCAGCGGAGCGACACGGCGATGGACGACGCGGGGGCCGAGGGGGCCGACCGCGTGGTGGAGTTCGCCCGGCAGCAGGCGTCCCTGCGGGCCTTCGGGCGCACGGCGGACGGCTACGACCTGCTCGACGGCGCGCTGGTGCGGCAGCGGTCGGCGCTGCGGCGCCTGCTGCGGACCACGCTGCCCGGCCTCGGCGCGGTCGCGCTGACCGTGCAGCTCGCCTTCACCGCGATCCTGCTGGTGGGCTGCTCGCTGGCGCTCGGCGGCGCGGTGGACGTGCCGGAGCTGGTCGGGGTGCTGGTCCTGGCCGTGCGGTTCACCGAACCGCTGCTCGCCGCCGCCGACGTGGGCGGCGAGCTGCGCATGGCACGCGGCGCGCTGCGGCGCATCCGCGACGTCCTGACCACGCCGCCGCTGCCGTCCGGCGGGACGGCGCGGGCCGGCGAGCCGTCGATCGAGCTGGACGGGGTGAGCTTCGCCTACGACGAGCGGCCGCTGCTGCGGGGGGTGAGCTTCACCGTCGCGCCCCGCACGGTGACCGCGCTGGTCGGGCCCTCCGGGTCCGGCAAGACCACGCTCACCCGTCTCATCGCCCGCTTCTGGGACGCCTCCGCCGGCTCGGTCCGGGTCTGCGGGAACGACGTGCGCGACTACCCGCCCGAGGACCTGATGGCCCAGCTGTCGATCGTGTTCCAGGACGTCTACCTGTTCGAGGGCACGCTGGAGGACAACATCCGGCTGGGGCGGCCGGACGCGACGGACGAGGAGGTCCGCGAGGCGGGCCGGCTGGCGCGGGTCGAGGAGATCGCCGAGCGGCTGCCCGGCGGCTGGCAGGCGCGGATCGGCGAGGCAGGGGCGACCCTGTCCGGGGGCGAGCGCCAGCGGGTGTCCATCGCCCGCGCGATCCTCAAGGACGCCCCGATCGTCCTGCTGGACGAGGCCACCGCCGCGCTGGACCCGGAGAACGAGTCCGCCCTGATGGACGCGCTGGCCACGCTCGCCCGCGACCGGACGCTGCTGGTGATCGCGCACCGGCTGAGCACGATCGCCGCCGCCGACCAGATCGTCATGCTGGAGGGCGGCGTGATCGCCGAGCGCGGCACCCATCAGGAGCTGTTGGAGGCGGGCGGCCGGTACGCTGCGTTCTGGGAGGAACGCGCGCGGGCCCGCGGCTGGCGCCTCGTACGCGCCTGA
- a CDS encoding TetR/AcrR family transcriptional regulator — protein sequence MGEETTAREWRVLGRPRGRPPRITRPDIADAALAVGFDNLTLATVAERLRVAHSALYRHVADREELVIVAINRAIGKAAWPEPTGEWRSDLEAQAGALWALLEAHPGLIKEFLKLRRFPDEVMHRFGAAVQRLIGYGFAVEDAFLAVDTVFDLAIDVFGRSQQLDAPAGGSAGTAKVRDSSADAWAEAVGPEVAPVMRRALSEPASVWFGRKLGLVLDGIAAGLAP from the coding sequence ATGGGTGAGGAGACGACGGCGCGGGAGTGGCGCGTGCTCGGCCGCCCGCGCGGCCGCCCGCCGCGCATCACCCGGCCCGACATCGCCGACGCCGCGCTGGCCGTCGGGTTCGACAACCTGACCCTGGCCACCGTGGCCGAGCGCCTGCGGGTCGCCCACTCGGCCCTCTACCGCCACGTGGCCGACCGCGAGGAGCTGGTCATCGTGGCCATCAACCGCGCGATCGGCAAGGCGGCCTGGCCGGAGCCGACCGGCGAGTGGCGCTCGGACCTGGAGGCGCAGGCCGGGGCGCTGTGGGCGCTGCTGGAGGCGCACCCCGGCCTGATCAAGGAGTTCCTCAAGCTCAGGCGCTTCCCCGACGAGGTGATGCACCGCTTCGGCGCGGCCGTTCAGCGCCTGATCGGCTACGGCTTCGCGGTGGAGGACGCGTTCCTCGCCGTCGACACCGTCTTCGACCTGGCGATCGACGTCTTCGGCAGGAGCCAGCAGCTCGACGCGCCCGCGGGCGGCTCCGCCGGCACGGCCAAGGTTCGCGACAGCTCGGCCGACGCCTGGGCCGAGGCGGTCGGCCCGGAGGTGGCGCCCGTCATGCGGCGGGCGCTGTCGGAGCCGGCCTCCGTGTGGTTCGGCCGCAAGCTCGGCCTCGTCCTGGACGGCATCGCGGCCGGCCTGGCCCCCTAG